From the genome of Ignavibacteriales bacterium:
ATCACCTCTACAAGTGAAAATTAAAAAGATTAATCCTACCAAAGCTGAAATTGCCGTTACGAGATGACTTAAACCACTAAATGGATCACGGAATTTATGAAACAAATTTACTCTCTTCTAAATGCTGGGATATTATAAAAAATTTTAAGGAAATTAGGGAATCTTAATTACATCAACCTTCTTCGCTTCTTAAAGTAGCTGAACAAAGCTTTATCAAATGGCGTAGATGTGTCTATCAGATTGTACTCAATATTGGAGTTAAGACATTCTTCTTTGATCATTTCAATAAATTCTTTCATCGCAATCTGATATGCTTTCTGAATCTGGTGCGGTTGTGTTGTCATTTCTTCCGCGGATTCTAAATCTTTAAAAATTGCATCTCTGCTAAAAGCAAAACTCCTTTCAATTGGATCCAGAACCTGGAAAACTATTACTTCATTCTTTTTATATCGGAAATGCTTGAGTGCAGTTAGCACAGATTTTACATCATCAAAAAAATCGGAGATGATAATTACCAATCCTCTTCTCTTTACTTTTTCGGCAACAGAGCTAAGACAATTGGCAGTTTTGGTAGTACTTGTAGGCTTCACCTGGCTTAAAGTTCTAAGAAGCTCCGGCAAATAACTTTTGGAAGATTTAGGTGGAAGAAAAGATTCTATTTTGTCTGAGTATAGTGTAAGCCCAACCGCATCCTGCTGCTTCTGCATCAAATAAATTAAACTGGCGGCAAGCATAGAAGCATAATCCAATTTCTTAATATTATTTTCGTAGCCATAATCCATTGATTTGCTAACGTCAAGAATAAGATGGCAAACTAAATTGGTTTCTTCTTCAAATTGTTTTATATAAAATTTTTCTGTTTTACCGTAAACTTTCCAATCAATATTTTTTAGGGAATCTCCTTGCATATAAGGTCGATGCTCACTGAACTCAACACTAAATCCGTGGTAAGGACTTTTATGCAATCCAACCAGAAATCCTTCAACAACCAGCCGTGCTTTTAATTCAAGAGAATTAAGTTTAGAAACAGTCGAAGGATCTAAATATTTTCTATAGTCAAGTGTAGTTTCTGTCATTTTTTTGATTGCAGATTTTGCTTTAAAATATCTTCCGGCTGCATACCCAAGGTTTGCAATTCAGTTTTTGCAGAAGCTGCCAGTTCATTATTTGGATAAGTATCAATGAACTTCTGGAATGTTATTTTAGCAGCATCAAAATCCTTAAAATCATTTGATTGAACAAATCCCTTCATAAACAATGCTTTTGGGGCTTCTTCACTTTTAGGATATTCTTTAAATATTCTATCATAGTATTGAACTGCTTTTTTTAAGGATTCTTTTCCATCAGCATTCTTTACTGCATTGCCATGATATAATTTTGCAATTTCAAAAAGTGCCTTGTTTGCCAACGGACTTTGGGAATGTTTCTCAACAATCATTTCATAAGAATTAATTGCTTCGTTTACTTTACCTTCTTTTTGAAATTTCAGAGCATCATCCCAAAAACCTTTATCTGATTTTGAGCACCCGGTAAAAAACAATATCATTGCAAAAATAGTTGATAAACCCAAAAAGTATTTATTCATAAATTTACTCCAAAGAAAAAATGGTAAAAGAAATAATTCTTCTATTAGAATAATACTAAATCAGGAGATTGGAGACAAGTCAGGATTTGGTTTCATGGAATCGCCCCTTGACCAGGAAACTTTTCTGCCTAACGATGCAAGGATGCGTTGAATCTTAACGGTACCGTGAATTGGATCATCGATGAGATTGTGTTTCTTAGGATATATTTTATATTTTTCCCGGTAGATTTTTGGTGTAAAATTAGGCATTACAATGTTTGCCCCAACTTGCAATGCTTTTTCTCTACCAAGTGAATCGATTGTAGCAATTGCAGTTGTAGCCGGAATGTGAGTATTCTTTAAAAGTATTCTGCCTATTGCAATTGTTTTTAAAGTTAATTCAACGCTTCCAATTGATTTATTCCAATAAGGAGTATTCGGCGAAGGTACAAACGGACTAAAAGAAGCCATATCTACATCTAATTTTTTACAGAGCAGCAAATCATCAGCAATATCTTCTGTAGTTTGGAACGGTAAGCCAATCAAATTTCCACTACCAACCTGAAATCCAATTGATTTTAGAAATTCTATGTGTTCAAGTCGGTCTTGCACTTTTTGGGATTGGTGATAGATTGAGTAAAGTTTTGGATTTGCCGTTTCGTGCTTAAGCAAATATCTATCTGCACCGGCATATTTCCATGTTTTGTATTCTTCAAATTCCCGTTCACCTAAACTTAAAGTAACTGCAACATCCGCATCTTGCTTAATTGAATAAATTATATATGCAATTTTATCAGTATCGAAAGCAAAATCTTCACCACTTTGAATTACAATTGTACCTATCCCAATATTAGAAATAATTTTGGCGGTTTCAATAATTTCATCCGGCTGCATTCTGTAGCGTTCAAGTTCATTATTTCCATTTCGGATTCCGCAATAAAGGCAATCCTGTTCGCAGAAGTTAGAAATTTCAATTATTCCTCTAAGATGAACTTCATCACCACAATATTGTTTACGAACTTCATCTGCTTTTTCAAAAAGACGTCTGGTATCTCTGAAATCAGATAACTCAAGAAGATAAATTATTTCTTCTCTTGTTAATTCATTTTTATTTAATATACTTTCTAATTCCATAACAATAGTTAAAAGTAAACGTCTCTTTCTCCGTTAATAAACCACTAAAGCAAAACACAATAATCCTGCCATAAGAGTTAAAACATAATAATTCAAAAAAATCAAGCATTTCATTTTGGATTTCTTAAATGAGAGAATCTTTTCTTTCAAACTGTGTTTTTTTTCTTAAATGGAATAGAATTAATTAACTGGAAGTTGCTTTTAGACTGGAAAAAAAAGCCCCGCCATATTGGAGGGGCTTTCTAAAATGAATGTAAAATTAAGGTTTACTTAACTAAAATCATTTTCTTCGTGCCTGTAAAGTTAGTTCCATCAACACCCTTTACACTGATTGAGTAGAAGTATATTCCACTGTTGAAATTAACAGCATTAAAATTAACTTCGTGAATTCCTGCAGCAAAATTGCCATTAACTAAGCTGGCAACTTCTTCACCAATAATGCTAAATACTTTTAAGCTTACTTTTGAATCTGATGGTAAGGCAAACTTAATTAATGTATTTGGGTTAAAAGGATTTGGATAATTTTGTAACAAAGCAAATTCTGTTGGAACAGAATTTACAACCGCTTCAGTAGTGCCAACTGTTTTTTTGGCTCCACTGTAATCAACCTGAACTAATTTGTAAGTATAAGTTCCGTTGCTCAAATTATTATCAGCAAACTGATATGATTTCTTTTCATTGGTTGTACCAAAACCAGGAATGAATTTTACCATTTCACTATTTCTGTAAACTTCAAATCCTCTGTTGTTCAATTCAGAAGCTGTTTGCCAGTTTAATGAAACAACATTTCCTTTAACTACTGACGCAAAGGATGCTAGTTCTACTGGAACAATTGCTAGAAAATCTGTAAAAAACCTGGGCTGTAATTGATACCCAGCAGCTGGATTTGTAGAACTGAATTGAGTAATAACTCCACGAATATCACTTGGCCAGGATGGCTCTAAATTACCATCTATGTCTGTATCGCTATCGATCCTAACAATAATGGTATCGGTACCAGTCACGCAAGTCAAATTTGCACTTCCAGATGTTGGCCAATTACCAGAAACTTTTGTTAGATTTTTAAAAAGTACAAACTCTGCTTCATAATCTTCCGGAGTTGCTTTAAATTGTGCTAAGGTAAGTTCTTGCTCAATAGGTAAAGCGGCACTGTCTTTATAAACTACAACATCTGTATCAGTTAAAGGA
Proteins encoded in this window:
- a CDS encoding DUF58 domain-containing protein, producing MTETTLDYRKYLDPSTVSKLNSLELKARLVVEGFLVGLHKSPYHGFSVEFSEHRPYMQGDSLKNIDWKVYGKTEKFYIKQFEEETNLVCHLILDVSKSMDYGYENNIKKLDYASMLAASLIYLMQKQQDAVGLTLYSDKIESFLPPKSSKSYLPELLRTLSQVKPTSTTKTANCLSSVAEKVKRRGLVIIISDFFDDVKSVLTALKHFRYKKNEVIVFQVLDPIERSFAFSRDAIFKDLESAEEMTTQPHQIQKAYQIAMKEFIEMIKEECLNSNIEYNLIDTSTPFDKALFSYFKKRRRLM
- a CDS encoding tetratricopeptide repeat protein; its protein translation is MNKYFLGLSTIFAMILFFTGCSKSDKGFWDDALKFQKEGKVNEAINSYEMIVEKHSQSPLANKALFEIAKLYHGNAVKNADGKESLKKAVQYYDRIFKEYPKSEEAPKALFMKGFVQSNDFKDFDAAKITFQKFIDTYPNNELAASAKTELQTLGMQPEDILKQNLQSKK
- the hydE gene encoding [FeFe] hydrogenase H-cluster radical SAM maturase HydE, with protein sequence MELESILNKNELTREEIIYLLELSDFRDTRRLFEKADEVRKQYCGDEVHLRGIIEISNFCEQDCLYCGIRNGNNELERYRMQPDEIIETAKIISNIGIGTIVIQSGEDFAFDTDKIAYIIYSIKQDADVAVTLSLGEREFEEYKTWKYAGADRYLLKHETANPKLYSIYHQSQKVQDRLEHIEFLKSIGFQVGSGNLIGLPFQTTEDIADDLLLCKKLDVDMASFSPFVPSPNTPYWNKSIGSVELTLKTIAIGRILLKNTHIPATTAIATIDSLGREKALQVGANIVMPNFTPKIYREKYKIYPKKHNLIDDPIHGTVKIQRILASLGRKVSWSRGDSMKPNPDLSPIS